TACCCCTGATCAAGTCATCCTTAACGCCGCACTGGCATCGCGTGCGGAGAATAACGACACCATTGATCTGGCCGTTCTGGGCGGTCTGAAAAATGATCTGGCCTTGAAAGATTATCAAGTCGTTCATTTTCAGCCGTTTGACCCGGTACATAAGCGCACCGAAGCCGACGTCAAGGACTCTAACGGAAATAAATTCAAGGTGACCAAGGGCGCACCACAAGTAATACTAGAGCTCTCGGATAATGTTGAACAGGTAAAGTCTGACGTCGATAAAGCAGTTAACGGTTTTGCGGCGCGTGGTTTTCGCTCGCTTGGCGTAGCACGCACTGATGAAGAGAACAAATGGCAGTTTCTAGGCGTATTGCCCCTATTTGATCCGCCACGGGAAGATGCTAAAGCTACCATCGCAACCGCGTACCAAATGGGCGTAAAAGTCAAGATGGTTACTGGTGATCAAGTAGCCATCGCCCGGGAAACCGCAAAGAAATTGGGGCTTGGCACTAATATTCTTGATGCCGGTAACCTGGGTGACTCCAAAACGAAAGAGACGGCTGCAATAGCCGAGTCAATTGAAGAAGCAGACGGCTTTGCTCAGGTATTCCCTGAACACAAGTTTCACATCGTAGATGTCCTGCAAAAACGCGACCATATTGTCGGCATGACGGGCGATGGAGTGAACGACGCACCCGCTCTGAAAAAAGCCGACTGCGGTATCGCCGTTTCGGGTGCGACGGATGCAGCGCGCGCTGCGGCTTCCATCGTACTGATGACGCCCGGCTTGACAGTGATTATTGATGCAATTAAAGAAAGCCGAAAAATAGTCCAGCGGATGAATAGCTATGCGATCTACCGCGTCGCCGAAACACTTCGTGTGCTGCTGTTCATGACGCTGTCAATTCTGATTTTCAACTTTTATCCAGTGACCACAGTGATGATCGTGATGCTAGCGTTACTCAATGACGGTGCCATCCTGTCCATCGCGTATGACAACGTTCATTATAAAAAACAGCCTGAAGTGTGGAACATGCGCATGGTGATCGGGATCGCCTCTGTACTGGGCGTCGTTGGTCCAATAGCCACGTTTGGACTTTTTTATATCGGCCTGCGCGTCTTCCATCTCGACCATACACACATTCAGACGTTGATATATTTGATGCTGTCCGTGGCAGGGCATCTAACGATCTTCCTGACGCGTACCCGAGGATCTCTTTGGTCCATACCTCCCGCAAAAATTCTACTATTTGCGGTGCTCGGCACACAAACGCTAGCAACGTTGATTGCGGTGTATGGACTGTTTATGACACCCCTCGGCTGGAGCCTAGCAGGTTTCGTATGGGGCTATGCTATTGTGTGGGCTCTTGTGACTGACCGAATAAAACTGCTCGCATATCGGATTCTTGACCATGCTAAAGCTTGATTTTCAAGAATTATATTTACCATAGAAAATTTAAAACAGTTTTAAAAAATATTTGGTCTCGAATTGATTCCAACAATGAAGATAGCAAACAAAAATGAAAAAAACCGCTTTGCAGATAGTTCTGCAAAGCGGTTTTTGTGATTCTCAATTTGTGCTCCCTCAGGGATTCGAACCTGCACGTGATCACTCACAACAGATTTTGAGTTCTCTACTTATCTCAATTCCATCACTTCGGCATAAAATAATTGGTACATTGTGTCTCTCCAGACACTGTTGTAAACAATAACACATCACAAAAAAAAATTAATCTTTTTTTATTATCTAAATTTTTTTTAAATTGAAAACACGACAAAATATTATCTTGTATTTTTTTTAATATGGGGTACTATTAATAAATGACAATTTGATAATTAAACAGTATTTAATTATCTTTCCATTGATATAATTTAAAAGAAAGTCAGGTGTAGTAATGAGCATGTTTGAAAATCACAAAACAATTGCTTATAAAGAATTCCGAGAATTTGTAAATGAGTCTGTTTTAGAATTAATCAAAAAAACAAAAGATAAAAAATGCAACGGCTGTATTGATTTTGTATTTGACGAAGAAAACGCTATTGGACATTGCGATGCACTCGAAACCACTTGGCCGGTCAAAAACCCTGATGCCGTACAACGATTAACGGATTGTTATATTTGCGATCTAAAAGCAATGAAATAAAAAAATACACCGATTGATCAACGAATCGGTGTATTCTTTTATTTTGTTTCCCGATATGCTTCAAGAATCTTTTGGCAGCACTGTTCTGCAGTCCAGTCATCAGTCGAAATTTTGAAATCACAACAATCGTAATATTGTTGACGTTCTGCCAACATCTGTTTTATTCGCAATAACGGATCTTCACATTTTAAGAGCGGTCGGGTATTATCCCCTTTAACGCGATCAAAAATCGTTTCTGGCTGGGCTGATAAACTCACAACAAAGGCTTTTTGAGTTAACAATTCACGATTTTTTTTTAATAGGATCATTCCCCCACCGGTTGAAATCACTGCTTTGTCCATCTCCAAAGCCTTTTTTAAAGCTTTATGTTCGGCCTTACGAAAACTTTCTTCTCCCATGGTCGAAAAAATAGCGGCTATTTTCATCCCCATGTCAGCTTCTACCAGTTTATCCGTATCAATTAAAGCATAACCATTTTTTTCAGCCAGTAATGGACCGATGGTCGATTTACCGGTTGCCATAAAACCAATCAAAGCGATATTTTTTTTAAAATCCCCCATCTTAATTTAATCCTAATTCTAATAAATTTTTTCCCAATTGTGGATCAGGAAAAATGCCAGTCCATAATTCAAAAGCCAATAAACCTTGATACAACAGCATTTCCAACCCGTTTTCGGTTTGCGCCCCAACTTCCCTGGCGTCTTTCATCAACTGCGTTACGGCGGGACTATAAATCATATCATAAATCAACTGTTCTTTCGTTATCAATGCTTGAGGCAACGGCGTACGTGTCGCAGTATCTGCCATCCCCAGACTGGTACCATTAACAATAATTGTCGCGGTTGCCGCGGCTTTTTTTAATTCTTCTGTTTCCATCGCAATTGCTACCGCTTTTCCCGGCCAGTTATCATTAATCTGAGCTGCTAAAGTTTCGGCTTTTTCCATGGTGCGATTAGCGATCATAACTTGATTAATCCCCCAATCAGCCAATGCCATAGCCACTGATTTAACCGCTCCGCCACAACCGAGAATCAGAATATTAAGTTTTTCTTTCGGTTGATCCACTATTTTATTTTCGATCGATTTAATAAAGCCAAACCCATCGGTATTATACCCTTTCATTTTTCCATCACGATAAACGACAGTATTAACGGCACCAATTTTTTGCGCCAGCGGATCAAGTTCATCCAGATATTTGATAATTTCCATTTTATGGGGTTTGGTGATATTAAAACCGCCAAAATTCATCACTCTGAACCCTTTTATCAAGTTCTCCAGATTTTCACTCTTTACCGCAATCGGTAAATAAAGTGCATCAACTCCCGCTTCTTTAAATAACCCATTGTGTAGCTGAGGTGATAAACTCTGAGCAATGGGGTCCCCGATAACGGCGTATATTTTTGTATCAACTGATATCTTCATCTAAAAACTCCTTATTGTTAATGGCTTATTTTGAATTGTAACACAGGTTGGTTTATTGGTAAATAATCATAATTATGATACATTTTTTTCATAACTCTTTGCGCCTCACGATTCCTATGTTATAATTTCAAAGGAAAATGAAAAGAATGGAGGTAATTTTTTGGAGAATCGCAGAATTATACAAGTGGAGGAAAAGGTTCCACTTAAAATGCTTGTGCCATTAAGCTTGCAACATATGTTTGCTATGTTTGGTGCTTCGGTTTTAGTCCCTTTCCTTTTTGGGATTAATCCCGCCATTGTCCTGTTTATGAACGGGGTGGGAACATTATTATTTATGTTAATCACCAAAGGGAAATCCCCGGCATACCTGGGTTCCAGTTTTGCATTTTTAGCCCCAGCGGGAATTGTTATCGCTACCTGGGGTTATTCTTATGCTTTAGGCGGTTTTGTTGTCGTCGGGTTATGCGGCTGTCTCCTGGCAGGAATTATCTATAAATTTGGCATTGACTGGATCAATGTTGTTTTACCCCCTGCCGCTATGGGTCCGGTAGTTGCCTTAATCGGTCTTGAACTTGCCGGCACTGCTGCCAGTACCGCGGGCATCATCGGCAGCACCAGTTACGTACTAAATGAAGCTTCCGGTCTTTATGAACAAGTTGTCACCACCATCAATCCGGAGAATGTGATTGTCTTTTTAGTGACCTTGGGTTTTGCCGTTTTTGGTTCGGTAATGTTTCGCAAATTTCTGGCCATCATTCCGATCCTTATTGCCATTGTTGCCGGGTATATCACGGCTTTAATAACTGGTATCGTTGGTCCTTCGACCTTTGAGGCGGTCGCTGCGGCGCCCTGGTTTTCGCTGCCGAACTTCCAGTTCCCGCAATTCAATATCGATGCCATCATTATTATATTACCCGTTTTACTGGTTATTGCTTCTGAACATATTGGTCACCAAATTGTTACCAGTAAGGTCGTCGGACGGGACTTATTAAAAGATCCCGGCTTACACCGCTCCTTATTTGCTGATAATTTTTCAACCATGATCTCCGGTTTTATTGGCTCAGTCCCAACCACCACCTATGGCGAAAACATTGGCGTTATGGCTGTAACGAAAGTATACAGCGTTCAAGTGATTGCCGGAGCCGCAATCATCTCCATTATCTGTTCGTTTGTTGGCAAATTATCAATGCTGATCTCAACAATTCCCGGCCCGGTTATTGGCGGGATTTCCTTTCTGCTTTACGGTATGATTGGTGCTGCCGGAATTCGTATCATTGTTGACGCTCAGGTGGATTATGGTAAATCCCGTAATCTTGCTTTAACCTCAGTTGTTTTTGTCGTCGGCTTATCGGGTGTCGCCGTTACCTTTGGCAGTATCCAACTTAAAGGCATGGTTCTGGCCGCCGTTGTCGGCATGGTTTTAAGCTTAATCTTTTATCTGCTGGATAAACTTAACTTAACCAATGACCGGGAAGAAGAACATCTTTTTGATCAACCCTAAATCATTTGTCTTTTTTAACTAACTGATCTCGGTGATCAGTTAGCAAACTGTCAACAAAGTATCCTGCTGCCGTACCAACAATGATTAATCGCTTGTTTGCTGCAGAATCGGACAGGCTAAAGCCGTGTCCGCTCTGATGCAAACAATCTGATTAATCATTGTTGGTACGGGTTTGTCCTCAACCTCATAACTGATCCTTGTGATCAGTTATTTTTTTGCGTTTACTCTTGGTGTTGTAAAAAATCATCTTTTCTATTATACTGATAATAGTAAATTGACCGAAAACGAATCCCAATTATAGGAATTGAAGGTAATCCCGATGAAAAACGATATGAAAATTGCCGTCTTGATTGATGCTGACAATGTCTCTGATAAATATATCAAATACATTTTTGACGAAATCTCCAATCTTGGCATGCCGACTTATAAACGCATCTATGGTGATTGGACCAAACCGCAACTGGCCTCATGGAAAACGGTGCTGTTAAATTATTCAATTACCCCAATCCAACAATACAGCTATACCACGGGAAAAAACGCCACCGATGCCGCCTTGATTATTGACGCCATGGATATTCTCTATTCCAATAATGTGGACAGCTTTTGCATTGTTTCCAGTGACAGTGACTTTACCCGCTTAGCAACACGCTTACGCGAAGCCGGTATGTACGTTGTTGGCATGGGTGAGAAAAAAACCCCGACGCCTTTTATCTCCGCTTGCGAAAAGTTCAAATATCTGGAAGTCATTGCCAGTAATCCCGGCGAAACTGGCGGGTTAAATAATCAAATCGGAAAACAGGAACACGCCAAAGAAGGAATGACCAGTAAAAAAGAATTGATTCAGTCGCTTAAAACGATCATCACCGAAAGTTCCGATGAAGATGGCTGGGCCAATTTAGGTGAAGTTGGTTCCCGGCTTAACAATCGTTATCCTGATTTTGATACCCGAAATTACGGACATTCCAAATTACGTCCTCTGATTTTATCATTAAATCAGTTTGAAATTGAAGCGCGACGCACCAATAAAAACCAGAACTCCCATTATGTCGTCCGAAATAAAACAAAGTAAGGTAACCAACATGCACGTATATCTTCTGGAAAATGATACCTTTATTCCCAGTTCGCTTGACACCATCAAACCACTTCCCATAACCGATCAAAAACACCTCTGTCTGATGACTTTTGACGAACTTGTTACCGTTAATGCGCAACTGGGCATCAACGATAAAATCGTTGCCGAAAGTTTAAACAACGGTGGCTCCCGGCTGGAAAGTTATGATGGTTTTGATTTCATTACCCTTCACCTGCCCGATGTTATTGCGCTTGATAAAAAGCCAAATCATGTTTCGATTTATTTTCGTGCTGATTTACTGGTTTTTATCACTGATCACCTGTCTTTTTTGACTGATCTGGTTGTCACCTGTCAATCTGAAGACATCAAAATGGCGAGTTTGGGGAAATTTTTCCATTTGTTTTTTGACAAGCTCACCATCGATGATCGTGATGTTCTGGTCGCCATTGAAGAAGAAATATCCGATTTGGAAGAGCAATTTATTGTTTCGGTAAAAAACGATTTAGTCGATTACTTAATCACCTTTCGAAAAAAGCTGTTAAGTCTGAAACAATATTATGAACAGCTTTTTGAAATTTCCGAAGCAATTGAAGAAAATGAAAACAAATTGATTGATAAAAAAGATGTGCGGTATTTTAAAATCCTCACTAATCGCATCAATCGCCTTTTTACCAATGTTCTTAATCTGCGCGATTACAGCACCCAAGTGAGAGAAGCCTACCAGGCACAACTGGATATCAATCTCAATAATGTCATGAAACTTTTTACCGTAATCACGTCGGTTTTTCTGCCCCTGACCTTAATTGTCGGTTGGTACGGGATGAATATTGAGATGCCCGAATTTCATTGGGCCTATGGGTATCCTTTCGTCATCGCTTTATGTATTGCCGTTTCAACCGGAACGTTATTGTATTTCAAAAAAAACAATTGGTTTTAAACGCATCAAGTGATCTTTTTATTATTCTGATGATCAGTGACCAGTTTTTGCGCTGCGCTTTTAAAGCGCTTTTTTTAGTTAGCGCTAACGTTTTGTTCCGCTAAAAAAGATATTATTTTATCCGACAACACCAATGAAAACTTTGTCTCCATATCACTTAAAGAAATTGACAGGATTTCTTCAATTTTTTTAATCCGATATTTCATCGAATTTCGATGAATCTGGAAATACTCCGCTGATTTTGTCACATTGCCGTCATTATTTAAATAAATCAATAAATTATGATAATAATCCGTTTTATATTGTTTGTCATAAGCCAATAATTCCATCAGGACCGGATTGCAAAAATCTTTAAGATTGGATAACGTCCCGGCCGTTTCCAACAAATGGTAAATGGCATAGTTTTGATAATAAAAAATTTTTTCTTTTGGGGTTAAGGTGATCCCCAATTCGACCGCTTTAACCGATTGAAGGTAATACTTGCTAAGTTGGGTCAAATCATCAAAATGCTGACTGATCCCGACATTCATTTCATTGGTTTCTAAAAAATCCCTAAAACGGGGTTTCACTATTTCTGATAATTCTGCTTTTTTATCACTTGCTAAAAAAACGGTGATCTTATTTTGATAAAGAATTATTTTTTCCGTTCTCAGAAGCCGCTTGACAATCCCTTTTAAATAACTCAATGACATGCCATTTTGAGCATTTTTTCCAAAACTGATGGTCGCCAACAGCAAATATTTTTGTTGATTCAACTTCAGTTTTTGCCCCTGCTTATGAATGGTTTCCGGTTTTGTTATTTTTTGATCCAACACATCAATCAGAAAATGTTCGAAGTCGTTGTTGAAATGACCACTGGAAATTGTTTCTTTCTGAAGTTCACTGGCGACAATTTCACATAAAAACTGGAGCAACACCAGGTCCATGTCAACAAACGGTTTATGTAACTCGACTACGGCAATATGACCAATATTTTTTTCTTTGATCACAATTTTATTCGCCATCCACCGCGTTGGTGAATAATCAAAATTTTCAATACAAGGCTCCAAACTTTCGTATAGCCGTTTAAATACGCCGCAGTCATTGAGTTTTTTTATTCGTTCGTAGGCTTCCAATTCCGCTTCCCGACTGGCCGTAGGCCATGACGGATCACCAACATCGGCATTTTTATTAAAAGCCAGAATATTATATCCTAAGTCGCTAACAAACATCGGATTGCCAAGCACTTCGTAAGCAACATCAATAATATGCTGCAACCCTCGGCACGATAAATGAGCCGCCATCAGCTCATTTTTCTTGCGGGTTAATATCCGCTTATTTAAAAACGCCGCGCGAATTTTTTCATAAACAACTTCACAGGCAACGGGAATTTTTAAAAAAATCCGATTCAATTTTTCTTTGTCGCAACCTATTAAAGGATCTTGTTGTGATCGACAGATTAAAAAATTTCCCGCCCCCGCCGTTTTGATTATTTCCCTAAATTGGCGGCTATCACAAATATAAAGCAAATCGGGATTCAAATTTTTGATTCCGTCATCGACCAATACCACATTGCTCACCAACGCCTTTTCTTGATCAGCAATCCCCACTTCCGGATCATAATCCTGCAATATTTTGGCAATTTCGTTGATGCTGATTTCCATTTTCACCACCCCCTCCGGCTCTTATTAACCTATTTATTCTTCTCACATTATACGTACTCAAGCATTTTAATACAACCCCTCATCATTGTCAGTTTGCAATAAAATTACTGCCATTATTTTTCGTTTTAGATATTGTTTTAAATTTCATTCCTGATAAAATTTGGTTAAGTAAACGATTATTTTAATGGAAAGAGGTTTATCATGAATTCCAAGTATGCAAAAATTTTCACGCCCATCAAAATTGGTCATATGATTGTCAAAAATCGCATTGAGACTGCTCCCGCAGCACCTCGTTTAGCAACTTCCGATGGTCTGGTATCGCCGGAGTTAATTGAATGGTCACGCGCTTTAGCCAAAGGCGGAGCCGGTATTGTCACCGTCGGCATTTCAATGGTCACCCCACCTTTTGGACTGAAAAATGGTTTCTGTGTCAACATCGGTGATGACAATGTTGTTCCCGGTTTGGCGGTATTGGCTGACACCGTTCATCGTTATGGCGCCAAAGCGTCCATTGAATTGGCGGGCTTTGCGATGGGTCACGATATGCCGGAAGAAGGCAAGTCGCCGATTGATATGATGAGTCAGGAAGATATCAGCAATTGGATTACACTTTTTGCCAATGCTGCCGAGCGGGCCATGAAAGCTGGTATGGATATGGTGCTTATCCATGGCGGACATGGTATTCTGGTCAGCAATTTCTTTTCCCCATTATTTAATCATCGTACCGACAAATATGGTGGTAATACCGAAAACCGCGCCCGTTTCGCCTGCGAATTATTTGATGCCATCCGTGCTAAAGTGGGTCAGCAATTAGCGATTGAGTTTCGTTTAAGTGCCGATGAGTTAACTCCCGGCGGCGTCGAATTGGATGAAACGATTGCTTTTATTAAAATCATTCAGGATAAAATCGACCTGGTTCATGTTTCTGCCGGGATGTTGCTCGACGATGAAATGGTTCCGATTACCACTCAACCAACCTATTTAAAACGGGGATATAATGCTCATTATGCGGCCAGTATCAAAAAAGATCCCGATATCCACGTTCCGATTACCACCGTTGGTTCCCTTGATCTGGATCTGGCGGCTGAAATAATTGAAAACGGCGATGCCGATATGTGCGCCATGATCCGTACCGTCATTGCCGATCCCGACAGCGTTAATAAAGCCCGAACCGGAAAAGAAGCAAAAATCCGTCCCTGTATTCGCTGTGTGCTTTGTTTAAATCGGACCCACGGTTTTGAACCGCTGCGAGTGGCCTGTGCCGTTAACCCTAAAGCCGGACGGGAATGCGAATTAAAAAATACCCCTACCCTGGCTGATGTGCCTAAAAAAGTTGTCATCGTCGGCGGTGGACCGGCGGGTATGGAAGCTGCCCGAACTGCCGGTGACCGTGGTCATCAGGTTGTCCTTTTTGAAAAAAGCAATTCCCTGGGTGGAACCCTGCGGCTGGCAGTTGCTCCGGATTTTAAGGCTGACCTCAAAAGTTATCTGGACTGGGCCATTCGAATGACCAGCTGCCACCCTAATGTAACGCTGCGTCTGGCTACCGAAGCCACCCCCGAAAAGATTATCGCCGAATCTCCGGATGCCTTAATTATAGCCGTTGGTTCGGAAAGTAATATCCCCCCGATTCCGGGCTTGGATGGCGATGACGTCGTTTGGGTTGGTGATGTTGAAGCGGGTACCGTCGAAACCGGAGCAAATGTTGTCATTGCCGGCGGCGGCCTGACCGGATGCGAAACCGCTTTAAATCTGGCCCGAAAAGGGAAAAATGTCACCATCATTGAAATGGTCAGCGAAAAGAACATGTTGATTCCTTCGCCCATTCCCATGACTGCCTTGCTGCAACTGCTAAAAAAAGAAAATGTCACTATTCTGGCTAATCATAAATTGCTAAAAGCCAACGATCATGTCATTCGTGTCGAAGGCGTTGATGGTGAAAAAGATCTAGCTTTTGATACCCTGATCCTGTCATTGGGGGTTAAACCAAACCTTGCCGAAGTTTCTAAATTTTCACACCTGGTTGATGATGTTTTTTGCATCGGCGATTGCACCACCAATAAAGGCACCCTTTATACCGCCACCACCGCCGGTTATAACGCTGGCATCGATATCTAACCGTTACAAAATCAGAAACAATATCGCCCCCACAACTTTATTCCGAAATCATAAAAAAGCCATTGATTTGTCCCACTTCAATGGCTTTTTTGACATCTACATGCCAGGGACCATTGCGACTAATTTGAAAAATAAAGGTCTGGTCTTTATGAAATTCTATTTCTCTTTCCCCATCCAAAGCAATTGTTCCGCGACAATAGCTGGTAAATTCATATTTTTCACCAAACTTTAAAAGTTCTGGCGCCGTTGTACCGATCGGTAAAACAATCCCCGCCGCCATCGGCACCAAAACCTTGGGCGCTGTTTCTGCAATCCGAACAAAAGCACCAAAATCGTCGGCAGCGCTAATTATTTTTTTGGCCCCAACAACCGCCGAGAACCCAATCGATGCTAGGTGACTTCGGGCTACAAATATTTTTTGGATATCTTCAATTCGCCAGATCGCCCGGGAACCGACAAAGGCATCCCGGGAAATCACGGCATCAATTAACGCAATATCTTTTAGTTGTTGATTATGATATATTTCAATAACCTTATCTCTTTTAGCATAGTTGTTTTTATCAAATTTGTTCGATGCTACAACCGCTGCAGCAATGCCAGCAATCGTGCCTTCAATCATATCCGGATAAACATTATTAGTTCCCGTGGAAATGGCAATCAACGGTGTCTCCTTAATTTTTTTTGCAACAGCCCGGTTTGTGCCATCACCGCCTAATGAGATAATACAACCGACTTTTTTTTCATTCATTAATTGGACGGCTTGATAGGTATCTTCAACGCCATTAACCTTGAAAAAGTCAAACACTTCAATCTCACATTTTAATTCTCCCGATGTTTCCAGTTTATCGATCACCCGATATCCCATATTGTAGGGGTCCGGCATAATATAGACTTTATCGACCCCATTTTGCTGGGCGCCCAAAATAATACGTTCGACGATATTAAATTTTTCATTATTATCAATAACTGTCGCATGAGAAACCAGCCGTCTGATATCTTTTCCCGATGCCGGATTGGCAATTATTCCAATTGAATTCATAAATTAACCACCTTTTCTATTTAAAACAATTATTCACCGCTTTGATATTTCATTATTTTTTAACCAATTGTTTCTGTTTACGTTCCCATTTTTTTGTGCCTGCGGGCCGTCGTTGCAAATTTATACACTGACTGTCACAGCCACAATTGCCGCTTCAATGGTATCCACGGTATCGCCAAACCCGGGAAAGAAAAGGCCCGCTGTCGTTAAGCCGCCTTTTTGGGCATTAATTGTTACTGTTCCGACCGGGAATAGTTTTTTTAACGCTTCAATATCTAAATTTTCCGGTTTTGACACCCCAATAGTTGCTTCGATCATCATTTTTTCATTAATGTTTTCTTCGGTTAGACCATAAATCTCGTTCAAGCCAATCAGACAACTTCGGGATATGGCATCCTTAATTGCCTTTCCGGCGGCAGCATTAACATCCTGTCCATGAAAATCCATTCCCATACCAAATTCAATAATAAACTTTTTCATCTTTGTCACCTTCCTATTTATACAGATTTTGAACCGTCGCATATTTTCCGAACCTAAGTCCGTGCTTTTAAATAAAGCAAAATCCGTGCCACAGGTGATTATCGTTTTATTTTTCTAAAGCACTTATTGAAACCAATCAGCGACATATTTTTCTCCGAACCCAATATTTTTTTCGGTAAGCCGTCTCATAAATAAGAAAATTGTCTCATAAATAAGAAAAAACAGTCTCATTTTTGAGACTGTTTCAGACTGTCAAAAAAGATAACATCGTACCGACAATTGTTCGATCATGTTGTGTGCCTCAAGGCGAACAGTTGCCCCGAAAAGACTTTCTTTAGTCAAAGCTTTAATTGCAACTATACGAATTGCGTGCATACAACAGATTAACCATTGATCGGTACGGTCATTTATCAACAACCTCAAACAGTCCCATTTTTAAGACTGTTTAACTACGTTTACCATTGTTATTTATAGTAATTTAAGAATCTGATTACGTAACGGACTTAGTTCTCCGGAAAGGATATCTTCCTGAGAACTTATCTGCTTTCGGGGAATCTGGAGCTCTTCAACTATATGCGCCGGAGCGCCGGTAATCACATAGATACGGTCAGAGAGAAAAATCGCTTCGTCGATATCGTGGGTAATAAAAAGAACCGAACCCTTTATTTTTTTTAATATGTCTAATAAATAAGTCTGCATTTTCAACCGGGTGATGGCATCCAATCCGCCAAAAGGTTCATCCAAAAGCATAATCTCTTTTGAAAACATATAGGTACGCAAAAGCGAAACCCGTTGTTTCATCCCCCCCGACAATTGATCGGGATATTTCTCCCCATCTTCTGCCAGTTCAAAAATTGGCAACATATCCATTACCATTTGCCGGGCTTGATCTTTTTTCATGCCTTTTATTTCAAGCGGTAAAATGCCATTGTCAATCACATTTCGCCACGGTAACAAAAGATCTTTCTGATACATATAACTGACAATCCCAGTTTTTCCGGTAACATCATTTTCGTTAACCCATACCTTCCCTTGTTCGGGTTTTAATAAACCGGCAATAACATTAAATAAGGTACTTTTGCCACAACCACTTGGTCCCAAAATAGTCACAAATTCGCCCTGATTTAAATAAATATCAATGTCTTCAATAATATTTTTATGATTATATTCCTTGGTGACTTTTTCAACCTTTAGTACTTTTTTATTGTGGTAGATATTCATTGGTAAACGCCTCGTCGGCATTTAACTGATTTTCCAGCAAGCCGTGATCATACATCCAGGTTCCATAATTATTCCAGATTTTGCTATTCATGACCCCCCATTGTTCGGCATCACTCTGATATTCACCCGCCAGATATTTTTGTGAAGCAATAGCCAGATCACGATCAATTTCGGGATTTTCGACTAACAATAAATCGGCCGCCGCTTCGGGATTTTCAATCGCATATTGATACCCTTTGGCAACCGCCCGCAAA
This is a stretch of genomic DNA from Acetobacterium woodii DSM 1030. It encodes these proteins:
- a CDS encoding plasma-membrane proton-efflux P-type ATPase yields the protein MKHNTKQSNIPETNPDSKDDLKSLSMPEVEKKLESSPDGLSQAEAEKRLTQYGPNEIEEKSINPLLKFLTYFWGPIPWMIEAAAILSAVAQHWPDFIIILILLLANAVVGFLEEHQAGNAIAALKAQLAIKARVKRDGKWVTPEARELVPGDVIRLRMGDIVPADARLLENDSVEVDQSALTGESLPVTRKTGEAVFSGSIIRRGEIDAMVYATGVNTYFGKTAQLVQEAHTVSHFQRAVMKIGNFLIVLAAALIAVMIIVSIIRHDPILNTLQFALVLTVAAIPVAMPTVLAVTMAVGASLLAKKKAIVSKLSAIEELAGVDILCSDKTGTLTQNKLTLGDPFSVKNVTPDQVILNAALASRAENNDTIDLAVLGGLKNDLALKDYQVVHFQPFDPVHKRTEADVKDSNGNKFKVTKGAPQVILELSDNVEQVKSDVDKAVNGFAARGFRSLGVARTDEENKWQFLGVLPLFDPPREDAKATIATAYQMGVKVKMVTGDQVAIARETAKKLGLGTNILDAGNLGDSKTKETAAIAESIEEADGFAQVFPEHKFHIVDVLQKRDHIVGMTGDGVNDAPALKKADCGIAVSGATDAARAAASIVLMTPGLTVIIDAIKESRKIVQRMNSYAIYRVAETLRVLLFMTLSILIFNFYPVTTVMIVMLALLNDGAILSIAYDNVHYKKQPEVWNMRMVIGIASVLGVVGPIATFGLFYIGLRVFHLDHTHIQTLIYLMLSVAGHLTIFLTRTRGSLWSIPPAKILLFAVLGTQTLATLIAVYGLFMTPLGWSLAGFVWGYAIVWALVTDRIKLLAYRILDHAKA
- a CDS encoding shikimate kinase, translated to MGDFKKNIALIGFMATGKSTIGPLLAEKNGYALIDTDKLVEADMGMKIAAIFSTMGEESFRKAEHKALKKALEMDKAVISTGGGMILLKKNRELLTQKAFVVSLSAQPETIFDRVKGDNTRPLLKCEDPLLRIKQMLAERQQYYDCCDFKISTDDWTAEQCCQKILEAYRETK
- the uraA gene encoding uracil permease, with the translated sequence MENRRIIQVEEKVPLKMLVPLSLQHMFAMFGASVLVPFLFGINPAIVLFMNGVGTLLFMLITKGKSPAYLGSSFAFLAPAGIVIATWGYSYALGGFVVVGLCGCLLAGIIYKFGIDWINVVLPPAAMGPVVALIGLELAGTAASTAGIIGSTSYVLNEASGLYEQVVTTINPENVIVFLVTLGFAVFGSVMFRKFLAIIPILIAIVAGYITALITGIVGPSTFEAVAAAPWFSLPNFQFPQFNIDAIIIILPVLLVIASEHIGHQIVTSKVVGRDLLKDPGLHRSLFADNFSTMISGFIGSVPTTTYGENIGVMAVTKVYSVQVIAGAAIISIICSFVGKLSMLISTIPGPVIGGISFLLYGMIGAAGIRIIVDAQVDYGKSRNLALTSVVFVVGLSGVAVTFGSIQLKGMVLAAVVGMVLSLIFYLLDKLNLTNDREEEHLFDQP
- a CDS encoding shikimate dehydrogenase; protein product: MKISVDTKIYAVIGDPIAQSLSPQLHNGLFKEAGVDALYLPIAVKSENLENLIKGFRVMNFGGFNITKPHKMEIIKYLDELDPLAQKIGAVNTVVYRDGKMKGYNTDGFGFIKSIENKIVDQPKEKLNILILGCGGAVKSVAMALADWGINQVMIANRTMEKAETLAAQINDNWPGKAVAIAMETEELKKAAATATIIVNGTSLGMADTATRTPLPQALITKEQLIYDMIYSPAVTQLMKDAREVGAQTENGLEMLLYQGLLAFELWTGIFPDPQLGKNLLELGLN
- a CDS encoding NYN domain-containing protein; translated protein: MKNDMKIAVLIDADNVSDKYIKYIFDEISNLGMPTYKRIYGDWTKPQLASWKTVLLNYSITPIQQYSYTTGKNATDAALIIDAMDILYSNNVDSFCIVSSDSDFTRLATRLREAGMYVVGMGEKKTPTPFISACEKFKYLEVIASNPGETGGLNNQIGKQEHAKEGMTSKKELIQSLKTIITESSDEDGWANLGEVGSRLNNRYPDFDTRNYGHSKLRPLILSLNQFEIEARRTNKNQNSHYVVRNKTK